In Gimesia chilikensis, the following proteins share a genomic window:
- a CDS encoding type III pantothenate kinase — MSQLLRQLVIDVGNSRIKFVLLKTELPLGVSQQLPLVEHALSILVEDPLPWDQIADWLEPTNTQCLSSVAGSNPHGIKRVLNDWPESMLPDPLEVLNTDDFPLEISVDEPRKVGIDRLFNAVAANRLKSTSQAAIIVDTGTATTVDVVSTEGCFAGGAILPGFELSAKSLHDYTALLPLIPVEDLRQIEPVVLGKNTTDAIRSGLFWGQLGAVRELITQHTKQILTESTSGETPLVLLTGGGSALLAPHLDESVHFEPLLSLQGLALVAQQIRGIQ, encoded by the coding sequence ATGTCGCAACTTTTAAGACAACTGGTGATTGATGTCGGCAACAGTCGCATCAAGTTTGTGCTGCTCAAGACGGAGCTACCGCTAGGCGTTTCTCAACAGCTACCGTTGGTCGAACATGCGCTTTCAATTCTGGTTGAGGATCCTCTCCCCTGGGATCAGATCGCTGACTGGCTCGAACCCACGAATACTCAATGCCTGAGTTCGGTCGCGGGTTCCAATCCGCATGGAATCAAACGGGTCCTCAATGACTGGCCCGAATCCATGCTCCCCGATCCGCTGGAGGTTCTGAATACAGACGACTTCCCTCTGGAGATCAGTGTCGATGAACCCCGCAAAGTGGGCATCGACCGATTGTTCAACGCCGTCGCCGCTAACCGTTTAAAATCGACATCTCAGGCCGCGATCATCGTCGATACCGGAACCGCCACCACGGTCGATGTTGTGAGCACCGAAGGTTGCTTTGCCGGGGGAGCGATTTTACCGGGCTTTGAACTTTCTGCGAAATCATTACACGACTATACCGCCCTGCTCCCTCTGATTCCGGTCGAGGATCTACGTCAGATTGAACCCGTGGTACTCGGCAAGAACACGACCGACGCTATTCGCAGTGGTCTGTTCTGGGGGCAACTTGGTGCAGTCCGCGAACTCATCACTCAGCACACAAAACAAATACTTACTGAATCCACATCGGGGGAAACTCCACTGGTGCTACTCACCGGAGGCGGCTCAGCCCTGCTCGCTCCGCACCTGGATGAATCGGTTCACTTTGAACCTCTCCTGTCCCTGCAGGGGCTGGCACTGGTCGCACAACAGATTCGCGGGATTCAATAA
- a CDS encoding GTPase, protein MNSCFHAVNRKPLIEQAVNQIVYGYWGTSNTEDLVLCRIDFETVDIHCHGGMAAVNRILNDLEAQGCDVLTWQALASQNATGLELELQEALAAATTFRTAEILLRQSQGLLRSAFAALLPGEQSSFDSEHLQSQIQDLLRWKDLGQHLTRPWNVVLAGRPNVGKSSLINAILGYERSIVFNEAGTTRDVLTATTALSGWPFQFSDTAGIRAEAEQLEAAGIQRAEQILNAADARVILIDISQPAHPDDHRLLTQWPESLIVAHKADLPECWGAPLPPQAIRISSVTKAGLDEFLQKLVEQLIPEVPDQETALPVTSRQIELLEQAVAALDAEDQQAYTRLIKQLLTEA, encoded by the coding sequence ATGAATTCCTGTTTTCACGCCGTCAATCGGAAACCACTGATCGAACAGGCTGTGAACCAGATTGTCTATGGATACTGGGGAACCTCAAATACCGAAGACCTGGTTCTCTGTCGTATTGATTTTGAAACCGTCGACATTCACTGTCATGGAGGCATGGCGGCGGTGAATCGAATCCTGAATGATTTAGAGGCCCAAGGCTGTGACGTTCTTACCTGGCAGGCATTGGCCAGTCAGAATGCAACCGGTCTGGAACTTGAACTTCAGGAAGCACTGGCGGCGGCCACCACGTTTCGGACAGCAGAAATTCTCCTGCGTCAATCGCAAGGCTTACTACGATCCGCTTTCGCCGCACTTCTGCCCGGGGAACAGAGCTCATTCGATTCAGAACATCTGCAATCTCAGATTCAGGATCTGCTGCGCTGGAAAGATTTGGGACAACACCTGACCCGCCCCTGGAATGTCGTACTCGCCGGTCGACCGAATGTCGGAAAATCCAGTCTGATTAATGCGATCCTGGGCTATGAACGGTCCATTGTTTTTAACGAAGCGGGAACGACCCGTGATGTGCTGACAGCGACAACGGCGCTATCCGGTTGGCCGTTTCAGTTTTCTGACACCGCAGGAATTCGGGCAGAAGCGGAACAGTTGGAGGCTGCTGGAATTCAGCGTGCCGAGCAGATCCTGAACGCCGCGGATGCCCGCGTCATTCTGATCGATATCAGCCAACCTGCTCATCCAGATGATCACCGACTGCTCACTCAATGGCCCGAGTCACTGATCGTGGCTCATAAAGCCGACCTCCCCGAATGCTGGGGCGCGCCACTTCCCCCACAGGCGATTCGGATTTCTTCAGTCACAAAAGCGGGGCTCGATGAGTTTCTGCAGAAACTGGTGGAACAACTGATTCCCGAAGTCCCCGACCAGGAGACGGCTCTTCCGGTCACATCACGCCAGATCGAACTTTTGGAACAGGCTGTAGCAGCGCTGGATGCTGAAGACCAGCAGGCTTACACACGCTTAATCAAACAGTTGCTGACAGAGGCTTAA